A stretch of DNA from Nocardioides sp. Arc9.136:
GTGGTGCACCAGGTGCTGCAGAAGGCGGCCGCGCCGCACGGGCTGCGGTTCGGGCCGGACCCCTCGACGCACACCCGCTGCACGATCGGCGGGATGATCGGCAACAACGCCTGCGGCTCCCGCGCGCTGGGCTACGGCCGGACCTCCGACAACGTGGTGGCGATCGACCCGGTCTGGGGCACGGCCGCCGACGACGTACCGGCCCGGCTGGCTGCCTTGGCCGAGGAGCACCTGGGGCACGTCCGCACGACGTTCGGCCGGTTCTCCCGCCAGGTCAGCGGCTACTCCCTGGAGCACCTGCTGCCCGAGCGCCGCTCGGTCGACCGGTTCCTGGCGGGCTCCGAGGGCACCCTGGCGGTGGTCCGCGAGGCCACGGTCCGGCTGGTCGAGGAGACCCCGCGACAGCTGGTGGTGCTCGGCTACCCCTCGATGGTCGACGCCGCGGACGCGGTGCCGGCGATCCTGGCCGCCTCGGGCCGGCCCGTGGACGCCTCGGTGGGCGTCGAGCGCGGCGGCCTCGTGGCGTGCGAGGGCCTGGACGCCCGCATCGTCGACCTGGTGCGCGCCCGCGGCGGAGCGGTGCCCGACCTGCCGCGTGGCGCCGGGTGGCTCTTCGTGGAGGTCAGCGACCCGGGCCTGCTGGCGCCGGTCGTGGCGGTCGCCGGTGCCCTGGAGTCGCGGGTCGTGGAGTCCGCGGCCGAGGCCGCGGCGCTGTGGCGGATCCGCGAGGACGGCGCCGGGCTGGCGGCGCGCTCGCTGGCGCGGCCGGCGCACGCGGGGTGGGAGGACGCCGCCGTGCCGCCGGAGCACCTGGGTGCCTGGCTGCGCGACTTCGACGAGCTCCTGCGCGAGCACGACCTGGACGGGGTGCCCTACGGCCACTTCGGCGACGGCTGCGTGCACGTCCGCATCGACTTCCCCTTCACTCCCGGCGGTGGCGGGGACTCGCGGTTCCGGGAGTTCCTGGTCGCGAGCGCGACGCGGCTGGCGCACTACGGCGGCTCGCTGTCGGGCGAGCACGGCGACGGCCGGGCGCGCTCGGAGCTGCTGCCGCTGATGTACGACGAGGCGTCGCTGCGGCTCTTCGGCGCGGTCAAGGCGATCTGCGACCCCGACGGGATCCTCAACCCCGGCGTGCTGGTCGACCCCGACCCCCTGGACGCCCACCTGCGCCCCGAGCAGCCGCGGGCGCGGGTGCGCACCGCGCTGCGGTTCCTCCACGACGAGGGCTCGATGGGTGACGCGGTGCACCGCTGCACCGGCGTCGGGAAGTGCGTGGTGCCCTCCCTGCCCGGCGCGGGCGTGATGTGCCCCTCCTACCTGGCCACGCGCAACGAGAAGGACTCCACCCGCGGCCGCGCCCGGGTGCTGCAGGAGGCCCTCGACGGCTCGCTGGTGGGCGGCCTGAAGGACCCCGCGGTCCACGAGGCGCTCGACCTGTGCCTGTCGTGCAAGGGGTGCGCCTCGGACTGCCCGACCGGCATCGACATGGCGACCTACAAGTCCGAGACGCTGCACCAGACCTACTCCGGCCGCCGGCGGCCGCTGACCCACTACACCCTGGGCCGGCTGCCGAGGTGGGCCGCGCTGGCCGCGCCGATGGCGCCGGCGGTCAACAAGATGATGCGGTCCAGGACGCTGGCCCGGGTGGCGAAGGCGACCGCCGGGATCGACCAGCGGCGCTCGGTCCCGCTCTTCGCCGAGCGCACCCTGCGCAAGCAGGCGGCCCAGCAGCAGGCCCAGCAGCAGGCCCAGCAGCAGGGCCGGCAGCAGGGCCGGCAGCAGGGCCGGCAGAGCGGGCAGGTCGCGGGCGCGGAGGCGCCGGACGTGTGGCTGTGGGCGGACTCCTTCACCGACCACTTCCAGCCCGGCAGCGGGCTGGCGGCCATCCGCTTCCTGGTGTCGACCGGGCTGCGGGTGCGCGTGATCCCGGAGTCTGCGTGCTGCGGGCTGACCTGGATCACCACCGGCCAGCTGGACAAGGCCCGGCGCATCGCCGCGCGCACGGCGGCCACGCTCGCGCCGTACGTCGAGAGCGGGGTGCCTGTGCTCGGCGTCGAGCCCTCCTGCCTGGCCTCGCTGCGCAGCGACCTGGCCGAGCTGACCGAGGACCCCCGGGCGGCCGTGGTGGCCGGGGGAGTCCTGACCTTCGCCGAGCTGCTCGAGCGGCTCGAGGTCGCGCTGCCCGACCTCACCGGCGTCGAGGTCGTCGCGCAGCCGCACTGCCACCAGTCGGCGGTGCTCGGCTGGGCCGCGGACCAGCGGCTGCTGGAGCGGGCCGGCGCCACCGTCACCCGGGTGCCGGGCTGCTGCGGGCTGGCCGGCAACTTCGGCGTCGAGAAGGGCCACTACGAGACCTCGGTGGCGGTGGCGGAGACCCACCTGCTCCCCGCCGTGCGGGCCAACCCGCAGGCGGTCGTGCTGGCCGACGGGATGTCGTGCAAGATCCAGCTCGACGACCTCGCGGACGTCCCGGCGCTGCACCTGGCCGAACTGCTCGCCAGTAGGCTCGAGGGGTGAACCCGCGCCACCGCAGACTCGTCATCCCGGTCGCGCTGGCGGTCCTCCTGGTCATCGTCGTCGTTTCGGCCGTGGTGAACCGGTGAGCGAGCCGCTCCTGCGCGTCCTGGCCCGGATGCGGGGCCACCTGCTCGACCCCGAGGTGCTCGTCAAGGCCGTGGCCTCGGGCAAGCAGAAGGGCCAGCAGCCGCGCTGGCGCCGCGTCGAGCTGCGCTACGTCGACATCAAGGCCGGGCGCCACCTCCAGGTCACGGCGTACGACGCCACGCAGGCCCACACCGCCAACCACGCCGTCGGCGACGCCGCCCGCGACGCGGTCGACGAGCTGCTCGACGAGCCGTTCGCCAGCTGGCACGTCGAGACCACGACCGAGTCGCACCAGGTCCGGGTCACCAAGAAGCTCGAGGCGGTCGTGCACACCACCGCCCGCGAGGAGGCCGTCGAGCCCGACCGCGGCCACGACCGCGACAAGGAGCGGCTGCTGCCCGAGGACGACCCGGTCTTCCGCGCGCTCGGACTGGCCGACGCGCAGGGCCGGCTCAAGCCCAGCCGGCACGCCAAGCTGCGCCAGGTCGAGGAGTTCCTCCGGCTGCTCGACTCCTCGGTGACCGACGCGATGGACAAGGGCCACCTGCGCCGGCCGACCGCCGAGGAGCCGCTGCGCGTCGTCGACCTCGGCTGCGGCAACGCCTACCTGACCTTCACCGCGCAGCGCTACCTCTCCGAGGTGCGCGGGCTGCCGGTCGTGGTCACCGGCGTCGACGTCAAGGAGCAGTCGCGCGAGCACAACAGCGCGGTCGCCGCGCAGCTCGGCGTGCACGCGGAGTTCGTCGTCGGCTCGATCGCCGGCGCCGAGCTCGACCCGGCCCCGGAGGTGGTGCTGGCGCTGCACGCGTGCGACACCGCCACCGACGAGGCGCTCGCCCGCGCGGTGGAGTGGGACGCCCAGCTGGTGCTCGCCGCGCCCTGCTGCCACCACGACATCGCCGCGCAGCTGCGGCGGTCCCCGACCCCCGCGCCTTACGCGCTGCTCACCCGGCACGGCATCCTCCGCGAACGGCTCGCCGACACCCTCACCGACGGCCTGCGCGCCGCCCTTATGCGGATGCAGGGCTACCGCGTCGACGTCGTGCAGTTCGTGGAGTCCCAGCACACCCCGCGCAACACCATGCTCCGCGCCGTGCGCACGGGTTCACCGGTCAAGGGCGGCGGGGTGCGCAAGGAGTACGACGAGCTCGTCACCACCTGGTCGATCCGGCCGAAGCTGGCCGAGCTGCTCGGACTGCCCGGACTGCCCGGGACGGGCTGATGCCGCTGGAGCGGGCGCTGACCGCGCTGGCCGTCGTGCCGTTCCTGCTCGGCGCCGCGTCCGCGCCCGCGGGTGCCGACGGGGAGGTCGCCTTCCGCTTCACCGACCCCGAGATCGTCGAGTCCAGCGGGCTGGCCGTCGTCGACGGGCTGTTCGTCACCGTCAACGACTCCGGCGACACCGGCCGGGTCTTCACGGTCGACCCCGCCACCGGCGACACGGTCGGGGTGACCACGTGGGCCGACGACCCGGTCGACGTCGAGGCGGTGGCGCCCGCCGGCGGCGGGTCGGTGTGGGTCGGCGACATCGGCGACAACCCGGGCACCCGGTCCTCGGTCACGGTGGCCCGGGTCCCCGTCGGCCGCGGGGAGCGGTCCGTCACCGGGACGACCGACGTGGCGACGTACACGCTGGTGCACCCGGAGGGCCCGCAGGACGCCGAGTCGCTGCTGGTCGAGCCGGGGACCGGCCGGCTGGTGGTGGTCAGCAAGACGATCTTCGGCGCGGAGGTGCTCGAGGCGCCCGAGCGGCTGCGCGAGGGCGTCGACAACGAGCTGGTGCCGGTGGGTGCCGGGCTGCCGATCGCGACGGACGGCGCGTTCTTCCCCGACGGCCGCCACCTGGTGCTGCGCGACTACGCCCGCGCGGTGGTCTACACCTGGCCCGACCTGGAGCAGGTCGGCGAGGTGCAGCTGCCCGACCAGCAGCAGGGCGAGGGGATCGCCGTCGACGGCCGCGGCCGGGTCTACGTCAGCAGCGAGGGTGTCGGCGCGCCGGTGCTGCAGGTCCCGCTCCCGGCGGACCTGCGCGCGACCGTGAACGCCACGGACACCCGTCCGGACGGGAGCGGCGGCCTGGGCGTGGACCTGACCGAGGTCCAGGAGGCCGAGCGCCCGGAGTGGCCGTGGTTCATCGGCGGGTTCCTCGCGGTGGCGGTGCTCGTCGCGCTGCTCCGGTCCATGCGGCCCCGCTGAGCCGGTTTGCCCCTCGGTCCGGCGGGACACCGTCGCGGCATGCCCCGTCTGCGCCGCACGTCGCCGGACCAGCCCGGCTGGACGCGTCGGCGCGCCGGCAAGGGCTGGGTCTACCTCGACCAGCACGGCGAGCGGCTGCCCGAGGAGGCGGTCGGGCGGATCCGCGACCTGGTGATCCCCCCGGCGTGGAAGGACGTGTGGGTCACGCCGTACGACAACGGCCACCTGCAGGCGGTCGGGACCGACGACGCCGGCCGGCGGCAGTACCTCTACCACCAGGCCTGGCGCGAGCGGCGGGACGCGGAGAAGTTCGCGCGGATGGAGGAGTTCGGCGCCGCGCTCACCCGCGCCCGCGAGCTGGTGGTCGCCGACCTGGGTCGCGAGGGGATGCCGCTGGAGCGGGCGTGCGCGGCCGCGGTGCGGCTGCTCGACCTCGGCTACTTCCGGATCGGCAACGACGTCTACGCCGACACCAACGGCAGCTTCGGGCTCACCACCCTCGAGCGCCGGCACGTGCGGCGCCGGCAGGACCGGCTGGTCTTCGCGTTCGTCGGGAAGTCCGGCGTCCAGCACCGCATCGAGATCGACGACGCGATCGTGATCGAGACGATCGAGTCGATGCGCCGCAGGCGTGGCGGGCCGGGGCGGCTGCTGTCGTACAAGGAGGGCCGCTCCTGGCGCGACGTCCTCCCCGCGCTCGTCAACGAGTACGTCCGGGCCTCGACCGGGCTCGAGGCCACCGCCAAGGACTTCCGCACCTGGCACGCGACGGTGCTGGCCGCCGCCGCCCTCGCCGCCACCCCCGAGCACGGGGAGAGCGCGGCCTCGCGGAAGCGGGCGGTCTCCGGTGCGATGAAGGAGGTGTCGTCGTTCCTCGGCAACACCCCCACGCTCGCCCGGTCCTCCTACGTCGACCCGCGGGTGATCGAGGCCTACGAGGGCGGGCGGACCATCCACGAGGCCACCGACAAGGAGTACGACTCGCCCGACGAGCGCCAGGCCGGCCTCGAGCGGGCCACCCTCGACCTGCTCCGGGGAGAGTGAGCAGATGCGGATCACCGTCGTCGAGGGCGACATCACCGAGCAGCACGTCGACGCGGTCGTCAACGCCGCCAACCGGCGGATGCGGGGCGGGGGCGGGGTGGACGGCGCCGTCCACGCCGCGGGCGGCCCGGAGGTGCTGGCCGACTGCGAGCGCCGCTTCCCCCGGGGCCTGGCCACCGGCGACGCCGGCTGGACCACCGCCGGCCGGATGCCGGCCCGCTGGGTCATCCACGTCGTCGGCCCGAACCGCACCGCCGGGGAGACCGACCGGTCGCTCCTGACCTCCTGCTACCGCCGGGCCCTCGAGGTCGCCGACGAGCTCGGCGCCCGGTCGGTCGCCTTCCCGCTGGTCTCCGCCGGTGTCTACGGGTGGCCGCTCGGCGACGCCGTCGACGCCGCCCTGGAGACCCTCCGCACCACCCGCACCTCCGTCGAGGAGGCGCGGATGGTCGCCTTCGGCCGGCGGGCGTACGACGCCATCAGCTCGCGGCTCGACCCCCCACCCGTCGCGGTCAGGTGAGGCGCTCGAGGACCCAGTCGATGCAGGCGGTGAGGGCCTCGACGTCGGCGGGGTCGACGGCGGGGTACATCGCGATCCGCAGCTGGTTGCGGCCGAGCTTGCGGTAGGGCTCGGTGTCGACGATGCCGTTGGCGCGGAGCACCGCCGCGAGGCGGGCGGCGTCGACCTGCGGCTCGAAGTCGATCGTGCCGATGACCAGCGAGCGGTGCGCCGGCTCGGCGACGTACGGGAAGGCGAGCGGGGAGGCCTCGGCCCAGCCGTAGAGCGCCGAGGAGGAGGCCGTGGTCCGCTCGACCATGCCGGCGAGGCCGCCGTTGGCGAGCATCCAGTCCAGCTGCTCGGCCATGAGGAAGAGCGTCGCGACCGACGGGGTGTTGTAGGTCTGGTCCTTGGCCGACTGCTCGATGGCGGTGGGCAGGTCGAAGAACGCCGGGACGTACCGGTCGGAGGCGGCGACGCGCGCCGCCCGCTCCAGCGCGGCGGGCGACATGACCGCCAGCCAGAGCCCGCCGTCGGAGGCGAAGCACTTCTGCGGTGCGAAGTAGTAGGCGTCGACCTGGGTGAGGTCGACCGGCAGCCCGCCGGCGCCGGACGTGGCGTCGACCAGCACCAGCGCCTCGTCGGCGGTGGTGCCGGCGGGCCGGACGACGGGGGCCATGACGGCGGTGGAGGTCTCGTTCTGCGCCCAGGCGTAGACGTCGACGCCCTCCTCGGCCACGGCCGAGGGCAGCGAGCCCGGCGGCGCGGTGACGACGCTCGGCTCCTCCAGCCACGGTGCGGCGGTGGCGGCGGTCGCGAACTTCTGCGAGAACTCCCCGAAGACCAGGTGCTGGCTGCGCCGCTCCACGAGCCCGTACGTCGCGGCGTCCCAGAACGCCGTCGCGCCGCCGTTGCCGAGCACGACCTGGTGCCCCTCCGGCATCGAGAACAGCTCGGCCAGCCCCTCGCGCACGCGCCGGACGACCGCCCGCACCGGCTCCTGGCGGTGGGAGGTGCCCATCAGCGAGGTGCCGGTCGCGGCGAGGGCGTCGAGGTGCTCGGCCTGCACCTTCGAGGGCCCCGCGCCGAAGCGGCCGTCGGCGGGCAGCAGGTCGGCGGGGATGCGGAGCCGGTCCGGCGACTCCAGGTGGGCCACGTCGGTCATGAACTGCCTTCCGGGTGGGTAGGAGGTGCTCCCTGACGACGCTGTCAGCGCTCCTCGAGTCTCTCAGCAGGCCCGGGGCTCCACGGAATCGGAGGACCTCATGACCGGTGACCACCCCGGGCTGCGCCACCAGTCCGGCGCCCGCACGTCCTTCCGCGTCGCCGGCTGCGTCCTGGCGCCGGTCGGCCTCGCGGTCTCCGGCTACGGCTTCGCCTCCTTCCTCGGCCACGACGGCTGGGACGCGCCGACCACCGGGATCGCCTGCTTCGTCGGCGGCTTCCTGGTCCTCATGGTCGGGGTGCTGTGCCTGCAGGCCGGCTTCGGCGGGGTGGCCGCCCGGTACGGCGCCGGCGAGACCGTGCCCGTCCTCAAGGACTCCGCGTGGTACCTCTCCGACGGGCAGGGGATCATGGGTGCCGGCCGCACCGTCGACGACGGCCCGCAGACCCGCGGGGCGCCGGCGGCCGGCCCGTACTGCCGCTCCTGCGGCGTGCGCAACGACCCGGATGCGAGGTTCTGTGACAGCTGTGGAGGCTCGCTCGCCTGAGGCGGGCGGGGACCGACTGCGCGTCGTCCGCGTCGACTACGGCCACCCGGACGCGGTCGCGCTGATCGAGCAGGTCCAGGAGGAGTACGTCGCGCGGTACGGCGGCCGCGACGAGTCGCCGGTGGAGCCGGAGATGTTCGTGCCGCCGACGGGCAGCTTCTTCGTGGGGTACGTCGGCGGCACCCCGGTCGCCACCGGCGCCTGGCGCCGCTCGGGCGTCGAGGCGCTGGGGACGACCGGGACGGCCGAGGTCAAGCGGATGTACGTCGTGCCCGCGGCCCAGCGCCGCGGCCACGCCCGCCGGATGCTCGACCACCTCGAGCGGACGGCCGCCGAGGCGGGGTACGAGGCGCTCGTCCTCGAGACCGGCCTGCGCCAGCCCGAGGCCATGGCGCTCTACGAGTCGTGCGGCTACGCCTCGGTCCCGGGCTTCGGCTACTACAAGGACGCCCCGCTGTCCCGCTGCTACGCCAAGGTGCTGACCCCGGCCTGAGGGGTCAGCCCAGGGCGCGGCGCACGGCCTCGGCGAGCGGGGTCACCGGGCGGCCGAGCAGGGACTCGAGGTCGGCGGGGTCGACCTCCAGCTCACCGACCGAGATGGCGCGGTCCACGTCGGCCAGCACGGCGTCCATGGGTGCGGGCACGCCGGCGCCGGCCAGCACCTGGCGGAGCTGCTCGACGGGCACGTCGGTGTAGGCCACCTCCTGGCCGATCGCGCCGGAGACGGCCGCGGCGATCTCGGGGAGCGTGACGGCGGGGCCGCCGAGCTCGTAGGTCCGGCCCTCGTGGCCCTCGCCCGCCAGCACCGCGGCGGCGGCCTCGGCGTACTCCGAGCGGAGCGCCACCGACACCCGGCCCTCCCCGGCGGCGCCGAGCATGCCGTGCTCGCGGTAGGTGTCGACCTGGCCGGTGTAGTTCTCGACGTACCAGGCGTTGCGCAGCACCGTGGTGGCCAGCCCGCTCGCGGCGAGCAGCTCCTCGGTCTCGCGGTGCGCACCGGCGAGCAGCATCGACGTCGTGGTGGCGCGGGGCGCGGACGTGTAGACGAGGTGCGCGACGCCCGCCGCGACGGCGGCGTCGACCACGGTGCCGTGCTGCGCGACCCGGTCGGGCTCGGTGCCGGAGACGAGCAGCACCTTCTCGGCGCCGGCGAGGGCGGCGTCGACGGCGGCGCGGTCGCCGAGGTCGACCCGCAGCACGCGGACGCCGCGTTCGGCGAGGTCGGCGATCCGCTCGGTGGCGCGGCCCGTGGCGGTGATGTCGGCGGCGGGCACGCCGCGCTCGAGCAGGGCCTCGACGGTGAGCCGGCCGAGGTGGCCGGTCGCTCCGGTGACGACGATGGACATGGGTCCTCCTGGGGAGTGTGCGGGGTGGTCGCCCTCCCCAACCGGGCAGGTCAGATGTTGCTTCCCTTCGGATAGGAGGCACTTTGAAGTGCACTGGGTACCTGGTGGATAGTGTCCAGGTGAGCACCGCACCCGCCGCCGACCCGTTCTCCGCCGAGTGCCCGACCCGGTCCGTCCTCGACCGGATCGGCGACCGCTGGACCGTGCTGGTGCTCCTCCTGCTGGCCCGCCGCAGCCACCGGTTCACCGAGCTCGCGCGCGGGATCGAGGGGATCAGCCCCAAGGTCCTGACCCAGACGCTGCGGGCCCTGGAGCGGGACGGCCTGGCGACCCGCGAGGTCTTCGCCGAGGTGCCGCCGCGGGTGGAGTACACCCTCACCGACCTCGGTCGCAGCCTCGTCGAGGCGGTCGCCGCCCTCGAGGCGTGGACCCGCGGGCACTTCGACGAGGTGCTGGCCGCCCGCGCGGCGTACGACGCGCGGTGACCGGCACCTGACCCGCTCGGGCGGTCCGCGGCGGCCGACCGGGGGAGTCCGCGCCGATCGGCCACGCCCGGGCCGGTCGCGTCCGTACCCTCCTGCGGTGCTCCGACGACTGCTCCGACGCCTGCTGGGACGCCTGGTCCTGCCCCTCCTTCTCCTGGTCGCCGTGCTCGCCCCGAGCGTGCCCGCCGCCGGTCTCGAGGACTACGCGCCGTACCAACCGCAGACCAGGTGCTCGCCGCACGCCAAGCCCGGCACCGAGGCACTCGGCCGGTGGCTCGTGCGCCGCTACGGCGGGTCCTGGGGCGGGGTCTCGCGCGGCTGCGGCAGCGGCACCTCCGAGCACGCCGAGGGCCGCGCCTTCGACTGGACCCTGGACGCGAGCACGAAGCAGGGGCGGCGCACCGCACGCGCGTTCCTCCGCGACGCCTTCGCCGCCGACGCGAAGGGACGCGAGCACGCGAAGGCCCGCCGGATGGGCA
This window harbors:
- a CDS encoding SAM-dependent methyltransferase, giving the protein MSEPLLRVLARMRGHLLDPEVLVKAVASGKQKGQQPRWRRVELRYVDIKAGRHLQVTAYDATQAHTANHAVGDAARDAVDELLDEPFASWHVETTTESHQVRVTKKLEAVVHTTAREEAVEPDRGHDRDKERLLPEDDPVFRALGLADAQGRLKPSRHAKLRQVEEFLRLLDSSVTDAMDKGHLRRPTAEEPLRVVDLGCGNAYLTFTAQRYLSEVRGLPVVVTGVDVKEQSREHNSAVAAQLGVHAEFVVGSIAGAELDPAPEVVLALHACDTATDEALARAVEWDAQLVLAAPCCHHDIAAQLRRSPTPAPYALLTRHGILRERLADTLTDGLRAALMRMQGYRVDVVQFVESQHTPRNTMLRAVRTGSPVKGGGVRKEYDELVTTWSIRPKLAELLGLPGLPGTG
- the serC gene encoding phosphoserine transaminase, yielding MTDVAHLESPDRLRIPADLLPADGRFGAGPSKVQAEHLDALAATGTSLMGTSHRQEPVRAVVRRVREGLAELFSMPEGHQVVLGNGGATAFWDAATYGLVERRSQHLVFGEFSQKFATAATAAPWLEEPSVVTAPPGSLPSAVAEEGVDVYAWAQNETSTAVMAPVVRPAGTTADEALVLVDATSGAGGLPVDLTQVDAYYFAPQKCFASDGGLWLAVMSPAALERAARVAASDRYVPAFFDLPTAIEQSAKDQTYNTPSVATLFLMAEQLDWMLANGGLAGMVERTTASSSALYGWAEASPLAFPYVAEPAHRSLVIGTIDFEPQVDAARLAAVLRANGIVDTEPYRKLGRNQLRIAMYPAVDPADVEALTACIDWVLERLT
- a CDS encoding FAD-binding and (Fe-S)-binding domain-containing protein gives rise to the protein MTVTDPAPAGPETGPETGTVTSADLLAELRRRGVTDADDSTLTRALYSSDASLYRVVPQAVVRPRDADELTAVVDVARALRVPLTMRGAGTSIAGNAVGRGLVVDTVKHLDRVLEVDPEARTARVQPGVVHQVLQKAAAPHGLRFGPDPSTHTRCTIGGMIGNNACGSRALGYGRTSDNVVAIDPVWGTAADDVPARLAALAEEHLGHVRTTFGRFSRQVSGYSLEHLLPERRSVDRFLAGSEGTLAVVREATVRLVEETPRQLVVLGYPSMVDAADAVPAILAASGRPVDASVGVERGGLVACEGLDARIVDLVRARGGAVPDLPRGAGWLFVEVSDPGLLAPVVAVAGALESRVVESAAEAAALWRIREDGAGLAARSLARPAHAGWEDAAVPPEHLGAWLRDFDELLREHDLDGVPYGHFGDGCVHVRIDFPFTPGGGGDSRFREFLVASATRLAHYGGSLSGEHGDGRARSELLPLMYDEASLRLFGAVKAICDPDGILNPGVLVDPDPLDAHLRPEQPRARVRTALRFLHDEGSMGDAVHRCTGVGKCVVPSLPGAGVMCPSYLATRNEKDSTRGRARVLQEALDGSLVGGLKDPAVHEALDLCLSCKGCASDCPTGIDMATYKSETLHQTYSGRRRPLTHYTLGRLPRWAALAAPMAPAVNKMMRSRTLARVAKATAGIDQRRSVPLFAERTLRKQAAQQQAQQQAQQQGRQQGRQQGRQSGQVAGAEAPDVWLWADSFTDHFQPGSGLAAIRFLVSTGLRVRVIPESACCGLTWITTGQLDKARRIAARTAATLAPYVESGVPVLGVEPSCLASLRSDLAELTEDPRAAVVAGGVLTFAELLERLEVALPDLTGVEVVAQPHCHQSAVLGWAADQRLLERAGATVTRVPGCCGLAGNFGVEKGHYETSVAVAETHLLPAVRANPQAVVLADGMSCKIQLDDLADVPALHLAELLASRLEG
- a CDS encoding DNA topoisomerase IB; amino-acid sequence: MPRLRRTSPDQPGWTRRRAGKGWVYLDQHGERLPEEAVGRIRDLVIPPAWKDVWVTPYDNGHLQAVGTDDAGRRQYLYHQAWRERRDAEKFARMEEFGAALTRARELVVADLGREGMPLERACAAAVRLLDLGYFRIGNDVYADTNGSFGLTTLERRHVRRRQDRLVFAFVGKSGVQHRIEIDDAIVIETIESMRRRRGGPGRLLSYKEGRSWRDVLPALVNEYVRASTGLEATAKDFRTWHATVLAAAALAATPEHGESAASRKRAVSGAMKEVSSFLGNTPTLARSSYVDPRVIEAYEGGRTIHEATDKEYDSPDERQAGLERATLDLLRGE
- a CDS encoding GNAT family N-acetyltransferase; the protein is MEARSPEAGGDRLRVVRVDYGHPDAVALIEQVQEEYVARYGGRDESPVEPEMFVPPTGSFFVGYVGGTPVATGAWRRSGVEALGTTGTAEVKRMYVVPAAQRRGHARRMLDHLERTAAEAGYEALVLETGLRQPEAMALYESCGYASVPGFGYYKDAPLSRCYAKVLTPA
- a CDS encoding zinc ribbon domain-containing protein, which translates into the protein MTGDHPGLRHQSGARTSFRVAGCVLAPVGLAVSGYGFASFLGHDGWDAPTTGIACFVGGFLVLMVGVLCLQAGFGGVAARYGAGETVPVLKDSAWYLSDGQGIMGAGRTVDDGPQTRGAPAAGPYCRSCGVRNDPDARFCDSCGGSLA
- a CDS encoding O-acetyl-ADP-ribose deacetylase, with translation MRITVVEGDITEQHVDAVVNAANRRMRGGGGVDGAVHAAGGPEVLADCERRFPRGLATGDAGWTTAGRMPARWVIHVVGPNRTAGETDRSLLTSCYRRALEVADELGARSVAFPLVSAGVYGWPLGDAVDAALETLRTTRTSVEEARMVAFGRRAYDAISSRLDPPPVAVR
- a CDS encoding helix-turn-helix domain-containing protein, with product MSTAPAADPFSAECPTRSVLDRIGDRWTVLVLLLLARRSHRFTELARGIEGISPKVLTQTLRALERDGLATREVFAEVPPRVEYTLTDLGRSLVEAVAALEAWTRGHFDEVLAARAAYDAR
- a CDS encoding NmrA family NAD(P)-binding protein gives rise to the protein MSIVVTGATGHLGRLTVEALLERGVPAADITATGRATERIADLAERGVRVLRVDLGDRAAVDAALAGAEKVLLVSGTEPDRVAQHGTVVDAAVAAGVAHLVYTSAPRATTTSMLLAGAHRETEELLAASGLATTVLRNAWYVENYTGQVDTYREHGMLGAAGEGRVSVALRSEYAEAAAAVLAGEGHEGRTYELGGPAVTLPEIAAAVSGAIGQEVAYTDVPVEQLRQVLAGAGVPAPMDAVLADVDRAISVGELEVDPADLESLLGRPVTPLAEAVRRALG